The Dermochelys coriacea isolate rDerCor1 chromosome 7, rDerCor1.pri.v4, whole genome shotgun sequence sequence ACTCCCTGACTCATCTCTGCTCCTGAAGTCCCAAGAGGAGCAGACTGTGTGCCAGTAACTTCTTTCATCTTTGACTCATTTGGCACGTGCCCTCCCACTTCCTAAATTAGACTACTACAGCTCCCTCTCTGTGGGGGCTCCCACAAGGCCATTGGGAAGCTTCATTTACTGCAGAAGAGACTGATCAGAGGAAACTATACCCACGCTCCACACAATAGTTGTAAGTTGTTTCACCTGGAGATTTGTGCTTACTGCAATTTACAATGCCCTAGATATTCTGGGTCCTAAATAGCTCCCCACAACATCATGTCCCAGAGCATGAGTTTGAAGGATCACCACtgcaaaggggggggagggaagagctcTCAACAATCCTCTAATCATAAGTCTGAAATTGGCTATTCTTAGAGTATAGTGACAACTGTAATCATGCTCTGGCCTTTAACTGCAGGAATTTGAATCCCCTTGATAATTAATCCCCTGGCTGTATCCCCATAATTCCATTTCTGGACTTATTAATGTAGCTGTATAGTAGCAGCATGGGTAATATAAAACATGGTCTATTTGGGGGAAATGTTCCAAGCCCTACATGTACATCTGTTTCAGTTATATGCACAATGCACTAGATACTGTGGTGACAGATACATCAGAAAAACATGCAGTATTTCTAGACTTGTCTCAGTTTAGATTTCGTTTTTACATCCTGGCTTTGGAAAGTGTCTACTTCCAAGTAAGAGGCCTGATGCATTATTAATGTAAAGTCCTAACAAGGGTCAAAGCTTTGCCAAATACCTGACAAGTGAAATTCAGAGTTTAATAGGTGTAAGGCACTTTTTGCTACCATCCAGTGATACAGGGTCAAATGTGCCCCTGTAGCACCATGTATATTAAGTACTTAACCTAGGAAGAggatgcccaggtcctcaaagTATCTGGACAAAAACCTATGAACTAGACCGGAAAGTGCTCTCACCTCCGACTCAAAACGCAGAGTACCGCGCCCTGTCCGCATACGACTCCCGCCCGAACCGCTGAACGTCGTAGAGGGAGGCCCGAGCGACCGACGAGACTGGAGACAGCTGACAACGTTCATAACCGTACGCCTCTCCGACGGTGGTGGCCGCGGTTGCCGTGCGACGCAGGGGGCTTCTATCCCGGGTGTAATAGGTGGAGGATgcggctgctgcagcagcagttgcAGCTGCAGCgactgccgctgctgctgctcccgGGGTTGGCAGCAGCGCTCTATCGTAAGGGTCTAGGGTAGTAGTGAGGCGATTGGCCATGGCTGTGGTGGCGGCCATGGCTGTGGTGGCGGCCATGGCTGTGGTTTGTACTTGGGAGTATTGCGCGTACTGCGAATACTGGGCCATTGTTTGCTCTGCATAGGCGTCGTATGCAGATGCCGTAGCATAGGGCCTCACCCGGTATCTTTTGTAGTAGTCGACCATTGCTCCATACCCATCATCGTAATACATGGTCTCCCCATAGCCCGCGGGGTAGGGAGTGCGCACCGCTCCATACTGCTCATTATAGGTTTCGGTAAAGTCAGGCACTTGCCCCGTGCGATCTACCGGACACTCTTTAGACCAGTGCCCTTCTTTCCCGCACCGATAGCAGCCGCTCTTGTCTCCCATCCCAGGCGCAGTCCTGAGCCGACTGGTGGACAACTGCACGTGCATCCGCTTGCCTTTAAGAAACAGACGCAAGAATGGTTGCTATAATAAACTGATGCCACATGGAAAACCACAAGATTTGTAACAAAACAAAGCATATTAGATCTTGACCTAAAATGTATCAAGACAAGCAGACCGATTCACCCCCTCAGTACATCTAACCAGATAGCTACAACTATTGAGCATTCTGCCCATAAGTCAAACCAACAACTTTACCCGTCAGCTTTTACGGGATACTGGTTCCTCACTGTCTACTAAGATTTACCTACATGAAGTGGTGCAGAGCCCCAAGAACAGACAGAACTCCCAAGATCTCCAGTGATTGTATCTGACTTGGAATGGTTATTGATGCAACTCTGTAAGGAAACATCCTGACAAATCCCAAGATGATTTTTCAGAAGGTATCCATATAATGATTGTCAGAGCAGACCAGGAACACCACAACATGAACTACCATACTTAGCAAGAGGGTTCAAGTTCAAGAAAGTTACATACATTGGTAGCCCATGTACAATTCAAAATGGTCTATAATCTCTGGCTTCTACTTCCAGGCCTGGTGAAGGCTGGGCATTAGCAGAGATGTACAATAAGCTCATACCACAGCAATCTTATCGCAGGCGatttgcagagaagctaaacaaAAAGGAGCCACATGCCGACCATCCAGGCCACAGGGGAGACCAGGAGATGTTAACTGGCAGAAAGGGCACTGTTACTCCTAGCAATGTCCAAAGAGATCTTTAGCCCCCTTTTTAAAACACAAAGCCTGCAGCACCCGATGGGAAAAAGTAGCAGGATGTATACAGAAGTCATTGGCTCTGTGGACAAAGCATTGCAGAACTATTGCATGTGCTTGTGGTTTTCCATTGCTTATGGTCAGGTTTGTGGAAAAACATTTTCCTCTGACaccgaagtcagtgggagctgctctgaatgtcaggccacttatttagatgcctttATAGCAATCTTGATATGCAAGTTTAGACTGTCAAGTTTAAAAGCACTAACCAAACTGTCAGGCAATCTTGCCGTGCAAGTTAGCTATAAGCCTTTGGATCATTAACAGTTTTGTAAGAGCAATTTGCTCTTCCACCTCAAATGAAaaaagctacacacacacacaaaatttctcACACTGCAAGCACTTTGGCTGCATGTTTAGTCTGTGAACCTAACCTAGAACTGTTTTCAGTATCAGTGAGTCCCGCAGAACTCAGTGCTAGATTTTTCTTTGGCAGTTTTCTTTGCCAAGATGTCTCAGGTGATTGCATACAGCAAGTGAGCTTCTCCTTGCAGAGGAGGCAATCTATTCTATTTAGATTCTTTACCATGCACCTTAGAACAGCAAGAATGCTGTAACTGCATGCTAGATGTAGATGATGTACTACAAAGAAAGTGGATTTGCCAGTTAGCCCAAAGCAAAGGAGCATTTCAGACCAGAAACTGTCTACTTGTCACTCAAAGTTTTGACTGTAGGACAAGAGACTGAATGTAGACACTACAAAAGGAGTTCTTGGTGTGAAACAGCCAATACTTCAAGGAGCATAATGTAGGAATCCTTGTGGCTTTGGTATTAAGTTCAGATTTAAGTACAGCACTTTTGCCagctaaactgaaaaatatttaattgtttgAATTACTGAGTTACTTGCTACTTTCAGTGAATTAAAGCTATTTATTGATCACCATTCTTGTGCTTTGCAATGTACAAAAGCAGAGGTGAGAAGATCCCTCCAACCAGGTGACACTGAAGGAGCTTCTGCACAAAGCTGGAAGAGAAAAAAGCATTGTAACCATAACATGCGACATCTCCGACTTAGCATCCGGCCCTCAGCAGCATTCAGAGAGTCAGAGCCCAGATTATATTCTACATCAAGACACCATTTCAGTTAGATGTTACAGAACATAAATCACAACAGAATCCAGTAATCCTTTAGCCAGAAAGTCCATAAAACAGTCCCAATTTAACAGCACAAGTTGATGGGTGACCTCTTGCCAACTTGACTTACCTTAAATTACAGAGATATAGCCAGTGTTTATGGTAGCAAAGCAACTTACCACTATGGGACTTACCTGACAGAGGAGGACACCAGGCATTCGCCCTCTACTGTGCTTCACATCAAGTGATTGAGACTGATACTAAACAGGTAGCAAAGTGCTGTAGACTCAGGGCTGGAAAACTATTTATACAATACTTGACTATAGCAAGCTACCcatgtcacttctgaaaataggtcttaagaggttaagtgacttgggcatttttgaaaatgttacccctagTGGTACTTGTGTTTTCAGAAGTAATAAAGTAACTTCATCTTTTATATATTCTAGATTTCCCACACACACTAAGGTGTAGTATATAATATTGGCAGCTCTGAAAACTGAAGTCACTTATCTATAAAACAGGTCTGGCACTATCAGTGCCCACACAATGTGCCAGCACCCCCACCCAGCCAACATGTATCAATCCTGACCTGGAAGGCCACTTTGAAGAGAGGCGGGTTCATCCTCTAGGGCCAGTTCAATCTTTGGACTTTTCAATAAAGCACCTGAATGCAGTGTTTATGAGAAGTGCACACTTGTTCAACAGGAAATGGGCTGGGACCCACCAGCTTATTTCATGGGAATAATGGAAGTGCGATGAGTAGGTTtggaagaatttgatttttaatcagaaaacatctatttcactgtacacaagtggttctcaaacttttatactggtcaccccctttcacatagcaagtccccttataaattaaaagaacacttttttatatatttaacaccattataaatgctggaggcaaagtggggtttggggtggaggatggcagctcacgaccccccatgtaataaccttgtgactctgtgaggggtcccaacccccagtttgagaacacctgcTGTACATATACTAaccagtggaaaaaatatttccattgataattaaaatttacagataggaaacatAAGAAAAgtgttgcttgagaacttaaaGAGTTTGATTGAAGGATATTTACTTCGTATaatttgacatgtgatgttgacagtttgtgttttaactgttataaatctttaatgttttgaatatcaatgtctactgtcattaaataactaTTGTctgatcctccctcccccaatttcacacaactgtgaacatttaaatcaacaaaaatctaaaaaaatgtttaaaaatattatccaccaacatttttataaaaataaaaataaaaattctgccaagcctagcttGGGGTGTTAACAGCTTTTGGTCACTGAGCCTGGGACAGAAGAATTAGTGGCAAGGTGCCAAATACCCTAATATcaatctgcctctctctctctcaacactcTTTGTTGAATATCAGTGAGAGTTCTATTTCTGCTTGTCACTAGAAAatggaaaccaaaatgttttagCCTACATACGGTGCAGAGAAGTTTATTAGTAGAAACATGAAACCAGCTCGCATTCATTAATATCAGCATTGCCACAAGCTTCAAATGGCTAATCTCCCTAAAATACCATTAATTTCTATGTAGGCCATATGGATATATGCAATGCAGCGTTTTAGACCCAAGACAGTCAGACCTCCAGGCACACACCCTTTCTTTTACAGAGTTGCCTAAAGATACACCTAGCTGCTGCTTCTAAGAAAAGACAAATATTCTGTTCTAAACAGAAGAGCAGCTGCTTTTTTACTAGAGATTATTTCTACAAACCCCTATCAGGTTAACTTTTGGGATGAGGTGTTGAGAGATGCAGCATCACTTTCAATGGTTGTACCAGACATGCCCCTTAGCTGCCCTCTCTGAGGTAAAGCTTCACAGCCTAACTCCCAACACTAGATAGGGTTTACCTATTGTCGGACCCAAAGATCTGTGCACAGGTGTAACACTACAGTCTACAAATCCACTTGCTTTCCACATTGCACTAACAGATGGCTTTTGTACTGCTAGAGCAGAGACAGCTCATGCAACCAAAACATTGGGAACAACAAAAACTGCATGTCTGCTTCGTTGCCACTGCTCAATATTGATAAATGGAAAGTATTCCCCGCTATGTGCATTAATCTGAGCCTTACTGAATTCCTAAATTAGCTGGATCAACTTTAAGAGATCTGGGAACCACTCTGGGCAGGTCAATGGAAACCTCTGTGCAATGTGCAGTAGCAAAGTTCCAAGGTACATAAGGGATGGGATGGAGAATCCTGAAGATACAATACCATTCTATAAATCATTGGGACATCTCCACCTAGAGTACTGTGTTCTATTTTGGTTAACCCAGCTCCATAAAGTATGTATCAGAAACAGATGAGGGCAAGAGACAGGTGATGAGAATTATGAACCTGAAAAAACACTCATATGAAGAGATTAAATGAATGGGGCTGTTTATCTTAGAGACAAATGAGAGAATGTGATaggaatacattaaaaaaaactaatgggACAGAGGCAGTAGACTGGGCACTACTATTTACCCTATCATACAAAAACATGGGGATATTTCACAACACGGACAGGAGCAACTTTAAAACAGGTAAAAGGAAACACTATTTCCACACTGAGCACAATTCACACATGGAACTCACTGCCTCAAGGTATCACCAAGATCAAAAACTGAGCAGGATTCAAACAGTATTGACCATTTACATGGATAAGGATAGCCAGAACAAGAACAGTAAGTATTATAAACAGATGCAAGTTTTGGAAGAGATTTAAattctcctgcttcagggcaagAGTTAACCTCTGCTGGGGTCTAGTTATCCCATCAATGCTATTACAGGGTCCCCTGAACCTTACGCTGAAGCAGTTGgtattggctgctgtcagagacagaatactgaacTAGAAAGACCACATCTCTGATCCACTTTGGCAATTCCCATGCTCCACAGCTCAGAGTTCCAACAAAACAAGTCAATATCAATTCATCCTCTACCTTGAACTCCCATTTTTTTAGTTGATTAAGTCAATTTGTCTCAAGCTAAATTTGAAGGTACAATCTTCAAGATACCAgacaaatgacattttaaaaattcagctggCTCTCTTTCAGCCTCTTTTAAATGCTTaaggcagccagggaggttttAACTAGGCTTGGTAAGTCAGTCAACTGACTGGTCAAATAATGTCAATTGATCCCCTGTTCAGTCAAATAGTCCAGACGATTGCCATTCTGATTCCATTATGGtccattctttcattttttagaccttctactcctgagggaattctgcaccaaaaaattaaatattatgtgcacaatattttaaaattctgcaaactgtatttatcaataaataaatgtatctcCAGCacggcagtggggagcacagccACACACTGGCTGCACTGAcatgggagatcaccctgaagcccccacctcccctgggAACAGGGACtctgcagtgaggctgcacctgacctgatacagtgcaagggctgggcctgccccagaaacaccctggggccctgcctctctgtgccaggtgcaccagatgtGGGTGGGCAgactcagcccagcaggatctaattggggggggggagaaccaggTGTGGGACAATCTGAGTGTGGCaactcagtgggagatctggatgcacaggggttcgTTGAGGGGTTCTGGGTTcaagggcaatgggactctgcaggggaccTGGGTGAAGGTGACTGGGGttcagcaggggggtctgggtatgGGGAGATGGGGCTCGGGAGGGGGCTCCAAATGCCAGAggagtggggcttgatggggtgggggtccaggtgtagCTGCTTGGGGATCAGTGGGGTGGCAGTCTAGGGAGCTCATCAGAGTGGTCCAGGTGTAGCGGGGAAGGGCTTGTCAGAGtgagggtttgatgggcctgcttaacaggggagcccGAGCTGTGGCCAAGGGAATGCTGCATGCCGGTCTCCTGCTCCCCTTGCGATTCCCCAATCCTCTTTTCTtatccatcccccacccctcactcccacattcccctccccttgCCCTATTccactccccttccttccccactgcctcttcccccaccctcatttcccccaccccccttaccCATCCCATTGCAggcactcactgttgcacagaaaacaggaaggctcctagcacacagaaggggagcaggactggcactaggacccaggaggtggTGTTCAGCTGCAGAGTCGGGAGACAGCCTCATTCAGCTGGGTAACTCTGTACTTGCagaaatggggaggaggggaaagcccACCGGCTTGTAACCCCATGTGTCACCCCATGCCTCACCTCTGTTTCAAGGGGAgcaatcccccccaaaaaactgcacCCATGGTcgctcccctccccttttgcttCCCTGTTtgcagggaagcacaggaattcGGGGGAGAATTTTCTGGGGGTGCCCAGTCACACACAATCCTCCCCCAGGAGTAATCTTCATTTCAtgtttttttcacattcttctgaGTTAAAGTAACTCAGTTAAGTAACTTGTATTTTTGTAATTAGGCTAACTGTCTAAAGCTAAATCTATTGGAGGCCATAACATCTTACGCTTGTTTGTTCCTGTTCTAATAAattggtggtttaaaaaaaaaagttttttgtggACCAGCCTAATGTCTAACATTGGTCTTAACCTTAGAAAGATCAGGAATGCAAGGATCTGATCATCTTTGGTTTTGCTGGGAGATCTCAAAGCTCTAACAATTTAAAGGAGAAATTAATAAAGGCTTCCTTATTCAAAAGTAACCAAAAGTAACTCGGAACCAAAGTTCATTAGGAATTAACACAGAAAAACTAAAAATCCCTTCTCCTCTTGATACCTCAGCTTTCACTCTTCACTTTTGTGAGGTCATCACTGTTTCATGATTAGAGAACTAGACTCACACCATAAACAAAACCCAAATTTCTGGTgtagaaaaaaaacaagcagagTTTTGATTTAATAAATCTGTTCAGACCAACTTTATGCATCATAAAAAAAGCAGACAAGCCCAtttccaccccccacacccctccttgcaggtcacctttaacacGTTTTGGATCTCTTGTTTAACACCTTTTAAAAACTGCACAAAGCTTTAAATACTCCTGAAGATGAGGGACAGACATGTCTGGTCTCATGCAAGCTTCCTCCACATTTCTGCCATGCCCCACAATCTCAACCCTGCTATTCAAGTCCTGGGCTTCTGCAAAACACACAGTTCTGCCCATGAAACTCAATCATGACCCACAGCGCcccttgctattccagtcctggtctCCCCACAGCTATGTCAATACCCTTCAATCTCCTGTAACACTTTTTCAACCATAGTTGCAGCCACAGGACTATTAAATGTACGACAAACAGTTCTCCAGAGGAGCAACACTGAATTACCTAGTTCATTAGCCAGACATGTACTTAACTGAAAGTATTTCTCAAATCCAATGAAGGCACTTTTCTAACTTGAACAAAAACCATGGTTTACCCAATTCCTAAACACCTCCCTAACAACTCTGCACTTCTTGTGTTAAGCATCTACACTGAAAAACTCATCCAGACAACATGATCAGTCTGAACGCCATTATTCATTCAGCACAATTATGACCCCATGACCAACAGATATCCACCTGACCTGATCTTCTGGACAGACCCTGGCGCTACCTAGTCTTAGCGAAGGCTGCACTTTCCCTGGTTCATGTTTCACCTTGGAACTCTGTGTTGTCTAGGCCTCTGATGGCCTCCACCGCATCCTCAGCCCGCTCCATGTGCACAAAGGCATAGTCCTTCACTATGTCGCACTCGATTACTGGGCCATACTCTTCAAACTTGGCCCGCAGCTCAAGGTTAGTGCAGGTGGTGCTGATGTTGCCCACATGCAGCTTGGTGGATGCCTTGCTCTTGTTCTTGCTGGCTTCCACGTTGATGCAGACACCATGCAGCTTGTGGTGATGAAGGTTACGGATGGCATCTTCGGCCGCTGTCTTGTCTTCAATATGCACAAAGCCATAGTTTTTGATGATGTCACATTCCAGCACCTTCCCATACTGCTCAAAGAGCGACCGGATCTCTTGCTCTGTTGCCTCCCGGGGCAGATTCCCAATGAAGAGTTTCACCATCTTGGCAGagcctgggggaagaggaaagtgGTTTAAGAAGAAGCACCCATCCAAGTGCAATGCTCTTTTACATCTCCgtatttatatggccctcttCACCACAGTATtgcccccattttatagatgcaggagctgaggcacagggtagattaaATGACTCACCCAGGGTCACTCAGGGAGTATAGATgatctgggaattgaacccaggtctccgaAGTTCCAGTCCAGCGTCCCATCCTTCCTATATAAGCTTTACTAATACTCTTCAGTGATAGGGTCCTATCCATGTAGTCTATTTACATGAAAGCTAAGTACAATCAGGAGAGATGACCCTATATCCCATTAAAATTGTTCTTGACAATTAAGTAGGGCGTTTGGTACCAGTGGCTTCGAATGGAGTTCTAGGCGCTTTGCTGTTGGAGATGCATCTTTTGTACAAGACAGAACTAAGGCCAGGACCAGCATAATTCACTAAGACCCTACAGTACATTTTGTATAACAAAGATGGCAACTGCAGTCTCCAGGTCAAGTCCTAACTCAGATAATTACACTCTGCTGCCTAAATCCTCTCCTTGCACATTCAATAAACATTTGTTGTTTACTAAAGGGCTGAGCATAGTTTGGACACAATGCCTCTATTTCAAGGACCTTACAATTTTATCCACATTGGACAGGAGTGAAAGTATGGTATGGGCTTCCTGCACTGCTGTGGTGATTTAGCTGCTGAGGAGGAGGTGCAATATTCTGATTTTGAAGGTGCTCAATGAGGACAGATGAGTtaagagtgtgtgcatgtgcaaacaACCTTGTCTCAGGGCTGCAGCATCTTACATTCATTCTGAGTACAACACCTGCTCTGCCATCAACACTTTAACCCAGGTTCACCCCTTCCTTCCACATCCCCAGACTCTGAGCTACCTGATCATCTGTATCCATGCCACCTCCACACCTATCCCATATCCCACCCTTGCCCTGTATCCCCTATACATAAAGCCAAGGTCCTCATTGcctctcctgccctgaccccaccaTGTACAGCAAAGCCTTCATTGGTGCCCCATACATTCCCGTTTCCCATGTACCCCTCCATATACACACTATCAAGGACCCTCATTTTCCTCAGCTGCCCTCCAACTCCCCACCTCTGTAACCCTCCTTGCACGGGCAGCTCAAAGGCCTGAAAGCatccattccccatccccatttccTCCCCCATACATATCCAGAGCCCCCCACTGGGACCTCTCCCATCCCACATTCGCCCCCCCCGCACGCCACACACAGCCCACCTCGGTACCTCCCCCCCCGCGCGCCACACAGCCCACCTCGGTacctcccccccaacacagcccaccTCGgtacctcccccccccgcgcgccACACACAGCCCACCTCGGTACCTCCCCCCCCGCGCGCCACACACAGCCCACCTCGgtacct is a genomic window containing:
- the LOC119858510 gene encoding RNA-binding protein 4B isoform X1 produces the protein MVKLFIGNLPREATEQEIRSLFEQYGKVLECDIIKNYGFVHIEDKTAAEDAIRNLHHHKLHGVCINVEASKNKSKASTKLHVGNISTTCTNLELRAKFEEYGPVIECDIVKDYAFVHMERAEDAVEAIRGLDNTEFQGKRMHVQLSTSRLRTAPGMGDKSGCYRCGKEGHWSKECPVDRTGQVPDFTETYNEQYGAVRTPYPAGYGETMYYDDGYGAMVDYYKRYRVRPYATASAYDAYAEQTMAQYSQYAQYSQVQTTAMAATTAMAATTAMANRLTTTLDPYDRALLPTPGAAAAAVAAAATAAAAAASSTYYTRDRSPLRRTATAATTVGEAYGYERCQLSPVSSVARASLYDVQRFGRESYADRARYSAF
- the LOC119858510 gene encoding RNA-binding protein 4B isoform X8 → MVKLFIGNLPREATEQEIRSLFEQYGKVLECDIIKNYGFVHIEDKTAAEDAIRNLHHHKLHGVCINVEASKNKSKASTKLHVGNISTTCTNLELRAKFEEYGPVIECDIVKDYAFVHMERAEDAVEAIRGLDNTEFQAEHHLLGPSASPAPLLCARSLPVFCATNSLRSRRSKK
- the LOC119858510 gene encoding RNA-binding protein 4B isoform X3, with translation MVKLFIGNLPREATEQEIRSLFEQYGKVLECDIIKNYGFVHIEDKTAAEDAIRNLHHHKLHGVCINVEASKNKSKASTKLHVGNISTTCTNLELRAKFEEYGPVIECDIVKDYAFVHMERAEDAVEAIRGLDNTEFQAEHHLLGPSASPAPLLCARSLPVFCATVGYVRLDVGFLLHVKSISYVSNCAGLQSILITANAFTLNGHLSLVKV
- the LOC119858510 gene encoding RNA-binding protein 4B isoform X11, which produces MVKLFIGNLPREATEQEIRSLFEQYGKVLECDIIKNYGFVHIEDKTAAEDAIRNLHHHKLHGVCINVEASKNKSKASTKLHVGNISTTCTNLELRAKFEEYGPVIECDIVKDYAFVHMERAEDAVEAIRGLDNTEFQALCRSSFSVTWLEGSSHLCFCTLQSTRMVINK
- the LOC119858510 gene encoding RNA-binding protein 4B isoform X15, translating into MVKLFIGNLPREATEQEIRSLFEQYGKVLECDIIKNYGFVHIEDKTAAEDAIRNLHHHKLHGVCINVEASKNKSKASTKLHVGNISTTCTNLELRAKFEEYGPVIECDIVKDYAFVHMERAEDAVEAIRGLDNTEFQELPS
- the LOC119858510 gene encoding RNA-binding protein 4B isoform X7 gives rise to the protein MVKLFIGNLPREATEQEIRSLFEQYGKVLECDIIKNYGFVHIEDKTAAEDAIRNLHHHKLHGVCINVEASKNKSKASTKLHVGNISTTCTNLELRAKFEEYGPVIECDIVKDYAFVHMERAEDAVEAIRGLDNTEFQGSVFSGGPSGSHYTGKFVLLPPPSRCLRRVLAASSVFYF
- the LOC119858510 gene encoding RNA-binding protein 4B isoform X12; the encoded protein is MVKLFIGNLPREATEQEIRSLFEQYGKVLECDIIKNYGFVHIEDKTAAEDAIRNLHHHKLHGVCINVEASKNKSKASTKLHVGNISTTCTNLELRAKFEEYGPVIECDIVKDYAFVHMERAEDAVEAIRGLDNTEFQGRICAAGRRVPVAREIYIKLL
- the LOC119858510 gene encoding RNA-binding protein 4B isoform X10, coding for MVKLFIGNLPREATEQEIRSLFEQYGKVLECDIIKNYGFVHIEDKTAAEDAIRNLHHHKLHGVCINVEASKNKSKASTKLHVGNISTTCTNLELRAKFEEYGPVIECDIVKDYAFVHMERAEDAVEAIRGLDNTEFQEIALNNFLAFYFPMTLEPLFSAALWDVSTLYPI
- the LOC119858510 gene encoding RNA-binding protein 4B isoform X4, with the protein product MVKLFIGNLPREATEQEIRSLFEQYGKVLECDIIKNYGFVHIEDKTAAEDAIRNLHHHKLHGVCINVEASKNKSKASTKLHVGNISTTCTNLELRAKFEEYGPVIECDIVKDYAFVHMERAEDAVEAIRGLDNTEFQAEHHLLGPSASPAPLLCARSLPVFCATLCAEAPSVSPGWRDLLTSAFVHCKAQEW
- the LOC119858510 gene encoding RNA-binding protein 4B isoform X9 encodes the protein MVKLFIGNLPREATEQEIRSLFEQYGKVLECDIIKNYGFVHIEDKTAAEDAIRNLHHHKLHGVCINVEASKNKSKASTKLHVGNISTTCTNLELRAKFEEYGPVIECDIVKDYAFVHMERAEDAVEAIRGLDNTEFQGRICAAGRRVPVAREIYIVRVKLCWASKHTDHG
- the LOC119858510 gene encoding RNA-binding protein 4B isoform X14, coding for MVKLFIGNLPREATEQEIRSLFEQYGKVLECDIIKNYGFVHIEDKTAAEDAIRNLHHHKLHGVCINVEASKNKSKASTKLHVGNISTTCTNLELRAKFEEYGPVIECDIVKDYAFVHMERAEDAVEAIRGLDNTEFQDRANCS
- the LOC119858510 gene encoding RNA-binding protein 4B isoform X5; translated protein: MVKLFIGNLPREATEQEIRSLFEQYGKVLECDIIKNYGFVHIEDKTAAEDAIRNLHHHKLHGVCINVEASKNKSKASTKLHVGNISTTCTNLELRAKFEEYGPVIECDIVKDYAFVHMERAEDAVEAIRGLDNTEFQAEHHLLGPSASPAPLLCARSLPVFCATVGYVRLDVGFLLHVKSISNCFE